One region of Arvicola amphibius chromosome 3, mArvAmp1.2, whole genome shotgun sequence genomic DNA includes:
- the LOC119809282 gene encoding olfactory receptor 867-like, producing METENNTLLLEFLIVGLSDNPELQPILFGLFLSMYLVTVLGNLLIILAVSSSSQLHTPMYFFLTNLSFIDICFISTTIPKMLVNMHSQIKGISYRECLTQVYFFTTLVGMDNFLLTLMAYDRFVAICHPLNYTVIMSPWVCTLLVLILWIIMFWVSLIHILLVNELKFSRGTEIPHFFCELVQVLKVANSDTYINNVVMYVLTFLLAVIPMTGIFMSYSQIVSALLRMSSTVSKHKAFSTCGSHLCVVSLFYGSGLAIYFSSSVSHPSQRGMIASLMYTVISPMLNLFIYCLRNKDVKDALGEIVNRVASCPSLMRTLRQIL from the coding sequence atggaaacagaaaacaacacacTATTACTAGAATTTCTCATTGTGGGCCTCTCAGATAATCCTGAACTgcagcccattctctttggactGTTTCTGTCTATGTACCTGGTCACAGTGCTTGGGAACCTGCTCATCATCCTGGCTGTCAGTTCTAGTTCCCAactccacactcccatgtacttcttcctcaccAATCTGTCTTTTATTGACATCTGTTTCATCTCAACTACAATACCAAAGATGCTGGTGAACATGCATTCACAGATAAAAGGCATATCCTACAGAGAATGCCTTACACAGGTATATTTTTTTACTACTTTAGTTGGAATGGATAATTTTTTACTTACTTTGATGGCCTATGATCGCTTTGTAGCTATCTGTCATCCCCTCAACTACACTGTTATCATGAGTCCTTGGGTATGTACCCTTCTGGTCCTGATACTTTGGATCATCATGTTCTGGGTCTCCCTGATTCATATTCTATTGGTGAATGAATTGAAATTCTCCAGAGGAACTGAAATCCCACATTTCTTCTGTGAACTGGTACAAGTTCTCAAGGTAGCCAACTCTGATACTTACATCAATAATGTCGTTATGTATGTGCTGACTTTCCTACTGGCTGTGATTCCTATGACAGGAATCTTTATGTCTTATTCACAGATTGTCTCAGCCTTGTTAAGGATGTCCTCTACTGTGAGTAAGCACAAAGCCTTTTCCACCTGTGGGTCTCACCTCTGTGTGGTCTCCTTGTTCTATGGGTCAGGACTTGCAATTTACTTCAGCTCCTCTGTTTCTCATCCTTCTCAGAGAGGAATGATTGCCTCATTGATGTATACTGTGATCAGTCCCATGCTGAACCTATTCATATATTGCCTGAGGAACAAAGATGTAAAGGATGCTCTTGGAGAAATTGTCAACAGAGTTGCCTCTTGTCCATCCCTAATGAGAACTCTAAGACAAATTTTATGA